The following proteins are co-located in the Anopheles merus strain MAF unplaced genomic scaffold, AmerM5.1 LNR4000589, whole genome shotgun sequence genome:
- the LOC121602728 gene encoding retinol dehydrogenase 14-like isoform X2 yields the protein MSPLGFNDPLSAVASVVTGVAIVLSLIKYYLYLTCGHFTSSRKMEGKTVIITGANSGIGKETARDLAKRGARVIMACRNMETAKQAQDEIVKETGNQNVTVLKLDLSSQASVREFAAEVLRTERKLDVLVHNAGFAETFRKTQSVDGIEFTMATNHYGPFLLTHLLIDLLKRSAPSRIVVVASELYRFASVNLNNLNPVGSLPAYLYYVSKCANIMFTRELARRLEGTSVTANCLHPGMIDSGIWRNVPFPLTLPMRVIKSFFKTNVEGAQTSLYLACSEAVQGVSGKYFMDCKEASLSAGISDMEKARKLWDESAKIVKLTESDPKI from the exons atgTCGCCACTCGGGTTCAACGATCCGCTGTCGGCGGTAGCATCCGTAGTCACGGGAGTTGCGATCGTACTGTCACTAATCAAATACTACCTCTACCTCACCTGCGGGCACTTTACCTCATCT CGAAAGATGGAGGGTAAGACGGTCATCATTACCGGCGCAAACTCGGGCATTGGCAAGGAAACTGCCCGCGATTTGGCTAAACGAGGCGCCCGCGTCATTATGGCGTGCCGGAACATGGAGACGGCCAAGCAGGCGCAAG ATGAGATAGTGAAGGAAACGGGCAACCAGAACGTAACCGTGCTGAAGCTTGACCTCAGCTCCCAGGCCTCCGTGCGCGAGTTTGCCGCGGAGGTGCTGCGCACGGAGCGCAAGCTGGACGTGCTGGTCCACAATGCCGGGTTTGCGGAGACGTTCCGCAAGACGCAATCGGTGGACGGTATCGAGTTCACGATGGCCACCAACCACTACGGCCCGTTTCTGCTGACCCATCTGCTGATCGATCTGCTCAAGCGCTCCGCACCGAGCCGCATCGTCGTGGTGGCGTCCGAGCTGTACCGCTTCGCCTCGGTCAACCTGAACAACCTGAACCCGGTCGGCAGCCTGCCAGCCTACCTGTACTACGTGTCCAAGTGTGCGAACATTATGTTCACCCGGGAGCTGGCCCGCCGGCTCGAGGGCACGTCCGTGACGGCCAACTGTCTGCATCCGGGGATGATCGATTCCGGCATCTGGCGCAACGTGCCGTTCCCGCTGACGCTGCCGATGCGCGTCATCAAGAGCTTCTTCAAGACGAACGTGGAGGGCGCGCAAACGTCACTGTATCTGGCCTGCTCGGAGGCGGTGCAGGGCGTCAGCGGCAAGTACTTCATGGACTGCAAGGAGGCGAGCCTGAGCGCGGGCATCAGCGACATGGAGAAGGCGCGCAAGCTGTGGGACGAGTCGGCGAAAATTGTCAAGCTGACGGAGAGCGATCCTAAAATCTAA
- the LOC121602728 gene encoding retinol dehydrogenase 14-like isoform X1: MSPLGFNDPLSAVASVVTGVAIVLSLIKYYLYLTCGHFTSSRKMEGKTVIITGANSGIGKETARDLAKRGARVIMACRNMETAKQAQEEIMAETGNTKLLIKHVDISSLASVRAFAKEIVATEPVIDVLIHNAGVAQGFNNKVTSDGLEFTMATNYYGPFLLTHLLIDLLKRSDQGRIVIVSSKLYQFASLNPANINSINPINYFSLFPIHLYNLSKFAEIMFTQELARRLRGTKVTANCLHPGVIDTGIWRNVPFPISILFKPIQMCFRTPEEGARTSIYLSVSPDVEQISGQYFRGCKVHQLNRRVQHVARQHDLWEASKKLVKLTADDPQI, encoded by the exons atgTCGCCACTCGGGTTCAACGATCCGCTGTCGGCGGTAGCATCCGTAGTCACGGGAGTTGCGATCGTACTGTCACTAATCAAATACTACCTCTACCTCACCTGCGGGCACTTTACCTCATCT CGAAAGATGGAGGGTAAGACGGTCATCATTACCGGCGCAAACTCGGGCATTGGCAAGGAAACTGCCCGCGATTTGGCTAAACGAGGCGCCCGCGTCATTATGGCGTGCCGGAACATGGAGACGGCCAAGCAGGCGCAAG AGGAAATAATGGCCGAAACGGGCAACACGAAGCTGCTCATCAAGCACGTCGACATCAGCTCGCTCGCCTCCGTCCGCGCGTTCGCGAAGGAGATCGTCGCGACCGAGCCCGTGATCGACGTGCTGATACACAATGCCGGTGTGGCGCAGGGCTTCAACAACAAGGTCACGTCGGACGGGCTGGAGTTTACGATGGCGACCAACTACTACGGACCGTTCTTGCTGACCCATCTGCTGATAGATTTGCTCAAGCGGTCCGACCAGGGCCGCATCGTGATCGTGTCGTCGAAGCTGTACCAGTTCGCTTCGCTCAATCCGGCCAACATTAACAGCATCAACCCGATCAACTACTTCTCGCTCTTCCCCATCCACCTGTACAATCTGTCCAAGTTTGCGGAGATTATGTTCACGCAGGAGCTGGCCCGCCGGCTGCGCGGTACGAAGGTGACGGCCAACTGCCTACATCCGGGCGTAATCGATACCGGCATCTGGCGCAACGTGCCGTTCCCGATCAGCATACTGTTCAAGCCGATCCAGATGTGCTTCCGCACGCCGGAGGAAGGGGCGCGCACGAGCATCTATCTGTCGGTGTCGCCGGACGTGGAGCAGATCAGCGGCCAGTACTTCCGGGGCTGCAAGGTGCATCAGCTGAACCGGCGTGTGCAGCACGTCGCCCGGCAGCACGATCTGTGGGAAGCGTCCAAGAAGCTGGTGAAGCTGACGGCCGACGATCCACAGATTTAG
- the LOC121602728 gene encoding retinol dehydrogenase 14-like isoform X3: protein MEGKTVIITGANSGIGKETARDLAKRGARVIMACRNMETAKQAQEEIMAETGNTKLLIKHVDISSLASVRAFAKEIVATEPVIDVLIHNAGVAQGFNNKVTSDGLEFTMATNYYGPFLLTHLLIDLLKRSDQGRIVIVSSKLYQFASLNPANINSINPINYFSLFPIHLYNLSKFAEIMFTQELARRLRGTKVTANCLHPGVIDTGIWRNVPFPISILFKPIQMCFRTPEEGARTSIYLSVSPDVEQISGQYFRGCKVHQLNRRVQHVARQHDLWEASKKLVKLTADDPQI, encoded by the exons ATGGAGGGTAAGACGGTCATCATTACCGGCGCAAACTCGGGCATTGGCAAGGAAACTGCCCGCGATTTGGCTAAACGAGGCGCCCGCGTCATTATGGCGTGCCGGAACATGGAGACGGCCAAGCAGGCGCAAG AGGAAATAATGGCCGAAACGGGCAACACGAAGCTGCTCATCAAGCACGTCGACATCAGCTCGCTCGCCTCCGTCCGCGCGTTCGCGAAGGAGATCGTCGCGACCGAGCCCGTGATCGACGTGCTGATACACAATGCCGGTGTGGCGCAGGGCTTCAACAACAAGGTCACGTCGGACGGGCTGGAGTTTACGATGGCGACCAACTACTACGGACCGTTCTTGCTGACCCATCTGCTGATAGATTTGCTCAAGCGGTCCGACCAGGGCCGCATCGTGATCGTGTCGTCGAAGCTGTACCAGTTCGCTTCGCTCAATCCGGCCAACATTAACAGCATCAACCCGATCAACTACTTCTCGCTCTTCCCCATCCACCTGTACAATCTGTCCAAGTTTGCGGAGATTATGTTCACGCAGGAGCTGGCCCGCCGGCTGCGCGGTACGAAGGTGACGGCCAACTGCCTACATCCGGGCGTAATCGATACCGGCATCTGGCGCAACGTGCCGTTCCCGATCAGCATACTGTTCAAGCCGATCCAGATGTGCTTCCGCACGCCGGAGGAAGGGGCGCGCACGAGCATCTATCTGTCGGTGTCGCCGGACGTGGAGCAGATCAGCGGCCAGTACTTCCGGGGCTGCAAGGTGCATCAGCTGAACCGGCGTGTGCAGCACGTCGCCCGGCAGCACGATCTGTGGGAAGCGTCCAAGAAGCTGGTGAAGCTGACGGCCGACGATCCACAGATTTAG